CTGGCCAAGATGCCCTGATAGGCCAGCAGCGCGAATGGCTCCTGCGGGGGGACATCCTCCAGCCGCTTGGCCACCGCCTCCAGCGAGGGCGCGTTCCAGAAGAAGTCCAGAAACGCTTCGCTGCGGCGGCGCATGCGCCTTGCCGACACGGCCTTGGTCACGATCAGGTACCAGCTCGTCGCCGAGGCGACGGCCATCAGCACCAGAATGAACCGGGCGATGAAGTCCGCCTGCGCGAGAAAGTGGCTGAGATTGTTCATGGATGCCACGGTCTGAATCCTCAGTTATTCGTCAGCGTGAACGACATGGGGATCGCGACCCACGCTGCAACGGCGCGGTCCCCTTCCTTTGCGGGCACGAAACGCCAGCGGCCCCGGACGACATCGGCGGCAGCCCCGTCGAGCGCTGCGAAGCCGCTGCTCTTGTCGACGATCACCTGCTCCGGCTTCCCGTCGGCGCCGACCAGGACCTTCAGCATCACCACGCCTTCTTCGCGCCGCCGGCGGGACGAATACGGGTATTTCGGGCCGGGATTGTTCAGGTAGGCGGCGCTGAAATCGGGCGCCGTGATGGCGGCTGCAGGCGCGGCGTCGGCGGGCTCGGCCGGTGCGTGATCCGCCGGGGCCGGCGCGATGTCCGGCACGACAAGGTCCTCGACCGGCGGCGCGACGATCGCAGACATGCTGGGCTTGGGCGTCGTCACCAGTAGCGGCGCGGGCCTGGGCGGCGCGGGCGGCGGCGGTTGCGGGACGGGCTCGGGCGCCGGCGCGGCGGCTTCGGCGACGAAGGACACCATCAGGGCCCGGTCTGCTGCCGGCTCCTGGTCGGCGATGCGGCTGATCAGCAATGCGCCGAGAATGGCCGCGTGAGCGCCGATGATGGCGCTCCAGGTGATCATGCGCTGGCGTCTCGTCATGCGCGACGCGGACCGGTACGCGGGCACATGCGAGCCATAGCGCGGCGGTGACGGAGAAGCGGCTGCGGCTGGGTTCGTCATGGCGGCGTCAGGTCAGCGCCCAGCGGCGCAGCAAATTGTGATAGACGCCCGTCATCTTCACCAGATTGTCGTCATTGGCGCCGATAGCGGGTGTCACGCCCTGGATCGCCTGATCCAGATCGAACAGGATCGTGCGTTCTCCGTCGTCCCTTACGAAGCTTTCGACCCAGAAGAACGAGGCAAGACGCGCGCCCTGCGTGACCGGCGTCACCCGGTGGAGATTGCTGGCCAGGTAGATCACCATGTCGCCCGCCGCGAGCTTGACCGACTGGACGCCGAACGCCCCCTCGATTTCCAGTTCACCGCCCTCATATTCGTCGGGCTCCGACAGGAACAGCGTGACGGAGAGGTCGCTGCGGATGGTTGCGCCGGCATCGGACAGGCGCATCAGGGCGCTGTCGATATGCGAGCCATAGCCGCCGCCGTCGCAATATTTGTTGAAGCGCGGCGGGTGGATCCGCCGGGGCAGGGCCGCCGATACGAACAGCGGATGCGATCCGGCCTTGCGCAGGATCTCGTTGCCCAGGCTGATTGCCGGCGGCGCGTCGTCGGCGAGCTGGAGGTTGCGCTTGCGGGACCGTGCCAGCGCGCCGGCGGTCTGGACGCCGTCCTGCCAGTCGGCGGCGTCGAGCTGGCGGCGGAAGCGGGCGACCTCGTCCCTGGTGAGAAATTCCTCGATGGTGATCAGCATGGCGCGCCTGCTGTCTCCATTGGTTGCGCCTGACGCAGCCGCACATCGGCCTGGCGGATGTCCGCCAGGCTGGCGCAGCCGGCCAGCGCCATGCAGAGCTCAAGTTCCTCGCGCAGCAGCCTGATCATGTGCGCCACGCCAAGCGCGCCGGCGACGCCCAGGGCGTAGGCTTGCAGCCGCCCGACCATCACCGCGTCGGCCCCGAGTGCGATCGCCTTGAAAATATCGGCACCCGAGCGGATGCCGCCGTCGAACAGCACGGGGAAGGCGTCGCCCAGCGCGGCGCGAATTGAGGGCAGCGCCGCCAGACTGGCTGGCGCGCTGTCCAGTGCGCGGCCGCCGTGATTGGACACGACGATGCCGGTAACGCCGCGCTGCACCAGCGCGCGGGCATCGTCGGGGTGCATGACGCCCTTGATCCAGAGTGGCAGCGTCGTCTGCGCCAGCAGCCAGTCCAGGTCCGGCCACAGCGGAGCATGGCGCATCATGCCGCCGAAAATGCCGCTCTGCCCCGGTTCCGGGGACGGCGCGGACACTTCCGGAAAGGGCGAAGACAGGTTGCCGGCCCGGGTTTCAGGGACGCCCGAACGCAGCGCCTTGAAGCTGGGGACTCGCACCGGCGTATCGAGGGTAAGGACGATGGCGCCGTAACCGGCCCGTTCCGCCCGGCGCACCAGGTCGAGCGTCACGTCGCGCTGGGGCTGGAAATAGAGTTGGAACCACCGCGCCGGTCCGGCCACGGCGGCGATGTCCTCGAGCGTGCATGACGACAGCGTGCTGCAGATCAGGCAGGTCTCGGTCGCGCCGGCTGCCCGCGCCGTATCCAGCTCGGCGCCGTCGGCGTAAAGCGCCTGGTAAGCCAGCGGCGCCAGCAAGATGGGATGCGGATGCGCGCCGCCGGGCAGGTTGACGATCGTGTCGCCGCGGGTCACGTCGCGGAGGAGGCGCGGGGTAATGGTGCAGGCCGCGAATGCACCGAGATTGGCGGCGGCGGCGCGGTCCTGCGCACTGCCGGCGGCCAGATGCGCAAATGCGGCTTCCGGGATGAACTGGGGCGCCAACGTCGCATAGTCGCCGGCACAGCGGATCTCGGACGGTATGGGCTTGAATGCGGTCACGTCAGGATGGTCCGTTTTCGTGGAATGCGCGAGCCGGGCTTTCGCCCGGCCCGGCCTCATCCCATGTCGATCACTTAGAAGTCATAGGTCAACGTCAGCCGGCCCGTCCGGCCATCGCCCTTGTACAGGAACGATCCCGAACGATAGACGGCGAGATAATAATCCTTGTTGCCGACATTGTTGATATTCAATCTCAACTCCAGATCGTCGGTGATCTGGTAGGTGGCGAACAGATCGAACACCGCGTAGCCCGGGACGGGAACCCGGTAACTGCCGTCCGCCGCATAGCTGGCCGCCGTGTCGGGCTGGCCGCCGAACCGCTTGCTCTCGTACTTGACCGCACCGCCGAACGAGAATTTCTCGGTGAGCTGGTATTTCGCCTGCAGGACCGCCGAATATTTGGCGAAGTTGCTCAGTACCTTGCCCACATTGTCGGGCGTGGCGGACTTCAGCACCTTGCTGTCCATCAGGGTCAGGCCGCCCTGTACCGTCAGCGCGTCGGTGACATTGCCGGTGACGCCGAACTCGACGCCGCGCACGCGGTTCTTGCCGGTGTTGAAGGTGCCAACCGAATCATAATCGGCGCCTTCCATGACGTCCGACTTGGTCGACTGGAACAGGGCGGCGGTCAGCAGCAGCCGCTCGTCCAGGATGTTCCACTTGGTGCCGACTTCTAGGTTGATGGAGCGCTCGGGCGCCGCGCCCGCAATGCTGCCGTTGTAGATCACCGTGCCGCCGTAACCGCTGTTGGTGCCAACGTCGGATTCGCCGCCGTTGATATCCGCAGCCGATGCGAAGCTGGCATAGAACATGCCGCCGCCGCCGACCTTGTAGGTCACGCCCACGTGGCCGTTCCACAGCGAGTCCGAGTTCTTGTAGCGGTCCAGGGCCATCGTGCGGCTGTTCTGTGTGGCCAGATCAAAGTTGTAGGCATCGAAGCGGACGCCGGTGAACAGGGACAGCCGGTCGGTGAGGTCGAAGGTGTCCAGCAGATAGACGGCGATGGTCTCGACGCCCCAGTCCGAATCCCAGTTGCCCCGGGTGATCTCGCGGCCCAGCAATGTGTTCAGGCCGTTGACCGCGCCGCCGTCGGGACCGATCGCGCAGAAACTGTTGGGAGCGGTGGCGTTGCCCGTCATGCAATTTGGCGAACCGGTATTGTTGACGTTGTAGACGCCGTTCAGAACCTTGTGGTTGGTGTATTCGACGCCGGCAATGAAGTCGTGCTTGCGGCCGAACAGGTCCGCGTCCCAGAACAGGTTGGTCTGGTTGGCGAAATACTCCACGTCCTGCCAGCCCTGATGGGTGCTGAGCGTGGCGCTGGCATAATCGCCGTCCGGGTCCAGGGCCGTCGTGCCGCGCGCGCCGGTGACAACGTAGCCGTTGTCCGAGCGGCCATACCGCATCAGGTTCATGACGCGCAGGTCCGGACTGAATGAATAGGCCAGACGCGCCGTGAAGGTGTCGACGTCGGACGACTGGAAATCCTGCTTCTGGGCGTAAACCGGCACGCCCTTGGTCGGCAGCATGTCGGTCAGGTAGCTGCCCAGATCCGGGTTGTCGTCGGCGCGCAGGCCGTAATAGTCCAGCGTCAGGGTCAGGTTGTCGTTCGGCGTGAACACGCCGGAAACCGCGAGCCCCTTGCGCTCCCGGTCGGCGGGACCGCGATCGGGAATTTCCTCGTAGGCGTAGAGCGCGTTGGCGCGCACGGCGAACTTCTCGCCGAACGAGTGGTTGACGTCGACGGTGGCGCGCACGTGCTGGTCGGTGCCCAGACCGACGCCGATCTTGCCGAAGTCGAACGCATTGGTCGCCTGCTTGGTGATGGCGTTGATCGCGCCGCCCGACGTGCCGCGACCGGCAAAGCTGGAATTCGGCCCCTTGGAAATCTCGATCTGCTCGATGGCGAAGCTCTCGCGGATGGTCATGCCCGGGTCGCGCAAGCCGTCCACGAAGACGTCGCTGCGGGCTTCCTGGCCGCGGATGATGTAGCGGTCGCCGAAGGCATTGCCGTTTTCGCCGGTGCCGATGGTGATGCCAGGCTGCGCGTCCAGAATGCGGACCAGGTCGGTGTAGCCTGAATCGTCGATCTGCGACTTGGTCAGAACGGAAATGGTCTGGGGCGTTTCCGCCAGCGGGCGCGTGTGGCGTTCGTCGCCCGATGTCCGGGCCTTGTAGGGCACGCCCACCTCGGCGTTCGGGTTCGGATCGATGGCGGTGTCCTCGATCTTGACCGGCGCCAGCATTTTAACCGGCGCGTCCTGCGCGAGCGCCTGCTGCGGAATCAACATCGCCGCCGAAAGGCTCAGGGCACTGGCGGTGATCGAGGTGTTGCGCAGGCTTTTGGCCGGCAGTCGCCGTGAGGTGGATTTCGCAGTCTTGCTGCCTACAGCGTTCATTGGTTTCCCTCCATGTGGATCGTGTTGTCGCCGCTGTGCGTTGCAAAAATCGTATAATACTTCTGATTATCATTCGCAACTACTGGCGGCGATAAATCGTCATAATTCTCAATCGCAACTGGACAGAGGGGGTTTCAGTGTCTCGGGGGACGACCAAGGCACCCGGGGCCGCTCGCCGGCGCCGCGGGATCATCTGCTGGGGTCGAAGCCAATTATGAACTAGCTTCGTGTCACGGGAGGCGATAGGGGAAGCCCCGATGCCGCCGTTCAATCAGGGAGGATATTCATGGATCTGGGGATCAAGGGACGCAACGCCATCGTCAACGCCGCGTCCAAGGGACTGGGGCGGGCGTGTGCGTTCTCGCTGGCGCGTGAAGGCGTCAAGCTGACCATCTCGGCGCGGGGCGAGGAGGCGCTGCAGGCAACCGCCGCCGCTATCCGCGCCGAAACCGGCGCGGACGTGACCGCCGTGGTCGCCGACGTGGCCACGGAAGCGGGCCGCGCTGCCGTGCTGGCCGCGTGCCCCGAGCCGGATATCCTGGTGAACAATTGCGGCGGTCCGAAAGCGGGCAATTTCCGCGACTGGACCCGCGACGACTGGATTGCCGCGCTCGATTCCAACATGCTGAGCGCCATCGAACTGATCAAGGCCACCGTCGATCCGATGATCGCCCGCAAGTTCGGCCGCATCGTCAATATCACGTCAGGCGCGGTG
The window above is part of the Emcibacter sp. SYSU 3D8 genome. Proteins encoded here:
- a CDS encoding alpha-hydroxy acid oxidase yields the protein MTAFKPIPSEIRCAGDYATLAPQFIPEAAFAHLAAGSAQDRAAAANLGAFAACTITPRLLRDVTRGDTIVNLPGGAHPHPILLAPLAYQALYADGAELDTARAAGATETCLICSTLSSCTLEDIAAVAGPARWFQLYFQPQRDVTLDLVRRAERAGYGAIVLTLDTPVRVPSFKALRSGVPETRAGNLSSPFPEVSAPSPEPGQSGIFGGMMRHAPLWPDLDWLLAQTTLPLWIKGVMHPDDARALVQRGVTGIVVSNHGGRALDSAPASLAALPSIRAALGDAFPVLFDGGIRSGADIFKAIALGADAVMVGRLQAYALGVAGALGVAHMIRLLREELELCMALAGCASLADIRQADVRLRQAQPMETAGAPC
- a CDS encoding energy transducer TonB; this translates as MTRRQRMITWSAIIGAHAAILGALLISRIADQEPAADRALMVSFVAEAAAPAPEPVPQPPPPAPPRPAPLLVTTPKPSMSAIVAPPVEDLVVPDIAPAPADHAPAEPADAAPAAAITAPDFSAAYLNNPGPKYPYSSRRRREEGVVMLKVLVGADGKPEQVIVDKSSGFAALDGAAADVVRGRWRFVPAKEGDRAVAAWVAIPMSFTLTNN
- a CDS encoding TonB-dependent receptor — translated: MNAVGSKTAKSTSRRLPAKSLRNTSITASALSLSAAMLIPQQALAQDAPVKMLAPVKIEDTAIDPNPNAEVGVPYKARTSGDERHTRPLAETPQTISVLTKSQIDDSGYTDLVRILDAQPGITIGTGENGNAFGDRYIIRGQEARSDVFVDGLRDPGMTIRESFAIEQIEISKGPNSSFAGRGTSGGAINAITKQATNAFDFGKIGVGLGTDQHVRATVDVNHSFGEKFAVRANALYAYEEIPDRGPADRERKGLAVSGVFTPNDNLTLTLDYYGLRADDNPDLGSYLTDMLPTKGVPVYAQKQDFQSSDVDTFTARLAYSFSPDLRVMNLMRYGRSDNGYVVTGARGTTALDPDGDYASATLSTHQGWQDVEYFANQTNLFWDADLFGRKHDFIAGVEYTNHKVLNGVYNVNNTGSPNCMTGNATAPNSFCAIGPDGGAVNGLNTLLGREITRGNWDSDWGVETIAVYLLDTFDLTDRLSLFTGVRFDAYNFDLATQNSRTMALDRYKNSDSLWNGHVGVTYKVGGGGMFYASFASAADINGGESDVGTNSGYGGTVIYNGSIAGAAPERSINLEVGTKWNILDERLLLTAALFQSTKSDVMEGADYDSVGTFNTGKNRVRGVEFGVTGNVTDALTVQGGLTLMDSKVLKSATPDNVGKVLSNFAKYSAVLQAKYQLTEKFSFGGAVKYESKRFGGQPDTAASYAADGSYRVPVPGYAVFDLFATYQITDDLELRLNINNVGNKDYYLAVYRSGSFLYKGDGRTGRLTLTYDF
- a CDS encoding Fe2+-dependent dioxygenase — its product is MLITIEEFLTRDEVARFRRQLDAADWQDGVQTAGALARSRKRNLQLADDAPPAISLGNEILRKAGSHPLFVSAALPRRIHPPRFNKYCDGGGYGSHIDSALMRLSDAGATIRSDLSVTLFLSEPDEYEGGELEIEGAFGVQSVKLAAGDMVIYLASNLHRVTPVTQGARLASFFWVESFVRDDGERTILFDLDQAIQGVTPAIGANDDNLVKMTGVYHNLLRRWALT
- a CDS encoding SDR family oxidoreductase; the protein is MDLGIKGRNAIVNAASKGLGRACAFSLAREGVKLTISARGEEALQATAAAIRAETGADVTAVVADVATEAGRAAVLAACPEPDILVNNCGGPKAGNFRDWTRDDWIAALDSNMLSAIELIKATVDPMIARKFGRIVNITSGAVKSPIAPLGLSNGARAGLTGFVAGVSRQLAEHNVTINNLLPGAFDTDRIRVPVRAMAQQQGRNEDDVMAGMLSTIPAHRLGTPYEFGEACAFLCSAQAGYFVGQNLLIDGGQFNSTM